A region of Bombilactobacillus folatiphilus DNA encodes the following proteins:
- a CDS encoding DUF3290 family protein — translation MSNFYTYDYLTRQPNRMSAIMIFISVILLGIIIISLLLFLKHRDDGKYRELTIITILALLLTLTIQYDNWTQDRNSINGNGQVAGLMKQVAHTKKTNVHQIYSNSTALEDGMLLKVKSQIFKVQLNADNSSFEITKVHLTNPQINVINH, via the coding sequence ATGTCAAATTTTTATACTTACGATTATCTAACACGCCAGCCCAATCGCATGTCTGCAATTATGATTTTCATCAGCGTCATTTTATTGGGTATCATCATCATTAGCCTATTATTATTTCTCAAGCACCGTGATGATGGCAAATATCGTGAATTGACTATCATCACGATCCTCGCTCTACTACTAACTCTGACGATTCAATACGATAATTGGACGCAAGATCGTAATTCCATTAATGGCAATGGTCAAGTCGCCGGTTTAATGAAGCAAGTCGCTCATACAAAAAAGACTAATGTACATCAAATTTACTCTAATTCTACAGCTTTAGAGGATGGAATGTTACTCAAAGTGAAATCTCAAATTTTCAAAGTGCAACTAAATGCGGATAATTCAAGCTTTGAAATCACCAAAGTCCATCTCACTAATCCCCAAATCAATGTTATCAATCATTAG
- a CDS encoding cysteine desulfurase family protein, whose protein sequence is MEHVYLDNAATTPVAPQVVSAMTTALNKNFGNASTPNFYGRQARAALDQARMVIAKQINAQENEIVFTSGGSEGDNTAIIQTALKQQHLGKHIITTAIEHEAVLKSMQYLEQLGFEVTYLPVDQKGYINLSDLKKALRPETILVSIMMVNNEVGVINPIKKIGQILQKHQAIFHTDAVQAFGHQSIDVQDLGVDLLTTSAHKLNGPKMIGFMYERSGLSLPPFIKGGDQETKRRAGTENVPAIVGFQVAVELHDADKIRQDQERLMAYKQRIIQELTNNGVEFAVNGPKVADGAPNILNLWIKGWSTSVLQIKLDLAGVIISGGSACTAGSLEPSHVLSALFGADSQRVNESIRISFDTFTSESDILKFTDILSQIVQ, encoded by the coding sequence ATGGAGCATGTCTATTTGGATAATGCGGCGACAACGCCAGTAGCACCTCAAGTTGTGTCCGCGATGACCACGGCTTTAAATAAAAACTTCGGCAATGCCTCCACCCCGAATTTTTATGGTCGGCAAGCACGTGCGGCGTTAGATCAGGCACGCATGGTCATTGCTAAGCAAATTAATGCACAAGAAAACGAGATTGTGTTTACGAGTGGTGGTTCTGAAGGTGACAATACGGCGATTATTCAAACAGCGTTAAAACAGCAACATTTGGGAAAACATATTATTACCACGGCTATTGAACATGAAGCAGTATTAAAATCAATGCAGTATTTAGAGCAGTTAGGATTTGAAGTCACTTATTTGCCAGTTGATCAAAAGGGCTATATTAATTTGAGTGACTTGAAGAAAGCCTTACGCCCAGAGACGATCTTAGTTTCAATAATGATGGTCAATAATGAAGTAGGTGTAATAAATCCTATTAAAAAAATTGGGCAAATATTGCAAAAACATCAGGCAATTTTTCATACAGATGCCGTCCAGGCTTTTGGTCATCAGTCTATAGATGTTCAAGATTTGGGTGTTGATTTATTGACCACGTCTGCGCATAAACTAAATGGTCCAAAAATGATTGGCTTTATGTATGAACGTTCAGGATTGAGTTTGCCACCTTTCATCAAGGGTGGTGATCAGGAGACTAAACGCCGGGCTGGTACTGAAAATGTTCCAGCAATTGTCGGTTTTCAAGTAGCTGTTGAGTTGCACGATGCAGATAAAATTAGGCAAGATCAAGAGCGTTTGATGGCATACAAACAACGAATTATTCAAGAACTAACTAATAATGGTGTTGAATTTGCCGTCAATGGGCCCAAAGTGGCTGATGGTGCACCCAATATTTTGAATTTGTGGATCAAGGGTTGGTCAACATCTGTATTACAAATCAAATTAGATTTAGCGGGAGTCATTATTTCTGGGGGTTCTGCTTGTACAGCAGGTAGTCTAGAACCGTCACATGTGTTGAGTGCACTTTTTGGAGCAGACAGTCAACGTGTGAATGAGTCTATTCGGATTAGTTTTGACACATTTACGAGTGAAAGTGATATACTCAAGTTTACTGACATTTTAAGTCAAATCGTACAATAG
- the mnmA gene encoding tRNA 2-thiouridine(34) synthase MnmA — translation MSGGVDSSVSALLLKEQGYDVVGVFMKNWDDSDDSGVCTATEDYEDVAKVANQIGIPYYSVNFEKEYWNRVFEYFLAEYKLGRTPNPDVMCNKEIKFKAFLEYALQLDADYIAMGHYAQLQRDDSGLVHMLRGADLNKDQTYFLSTVAQDQLQNALFPIGHLQKSQVRAIAERAGLATAKKKDSTGVCFIGERNFKQFLSEFLPAQSGKMMTPDGQELGQHAGLMYYTIGQRSGLGLGGNGTSNEPWFVVGKDLQHNILYVDQGYENPLLYADSLTATDASFIRPLDLNQPMHCTAKFRYRQKDTEVTVTQTATGLNVDFAQPVRAVTPGQEVVFYNGPECLGGATIDRAFSHQNQLQYV, via the coding sequence ATGAGTGGCGGCGTTGACTCCTCAGTTTCGGCATTGTTACTGAAAGAACAGGGATATGATGTCGTAGGTGTTTTTATGAAAAACTGGGATGATAGCGATGATTCTGGTGTTTGTACAGCTACAGAAGATTATGAGGATGTTGCAAAAGTTGCCAATCAGATTGGGATTCCATACTACTCTGTGAATTTTGAGAAGGAATACTGGAATCGAGTTTTTGAATATTTTTTGGCTGAATATAAATTGGGCCGGACACCTAATCCGGATGTCATGTGCAATAAAGAAATTAAGTTTAAGGCTTTTTTGGAATATGCGTTACAATTAGATGCTGATTATATTGCAATGGGACATTATGCACAATTGCAACGTGATGATTCGGGATTGGTGCATATGTTACGTGGCGCGGATCTTAATAAAGATCAGACCTATTTTTTAAGTACTGTGGCACAAGATCAATTGCAAAATGCTCTTTTCCCTATTGGTCATCTGCAAAAGTCGCAGGTACGGGCAATTGCAGAAAGGGCTGGTTTGGCTACAGCTAAGAAGAAAGACTCAACGGGGGTTTGTTTTATTGGTGAGCGTAATTTTAAGCAATTTTTGAGTGAATTTTTGCCAGCTCAAAGCGGTAAAATGATGACACCCGATGGTCAGGAATTAGGACAACATGCAGGGTTGATGTATTACACAATTGGTCAGCGTTCAGGCTTGGGCTTGGGTGGTAATGGAACTTCTAATGAACCATGGTTTGTTGTCGGCAAGGATTTGCAGCACAATATTTTATATGTGGATCAGGGTTATGAGAATCCCTTGCTTTATGCTGATAGTTTGACAGCCACTGATGCGTCATTTATTCGGCCATTGGATTTGAATCAACCAATGCATTGTACGGCTAAGTTTCGGTACCGTCAAAAAGATACTGAGGTGACAGTTACACAAACAGCTACGGGCTTGAACGTTGATTTTGCTCAACCGGTACGTGCTGTGACGCCAGGACAAGAAGTCGTTTTTTATAATGGTCCAGAATGCTTAGGTGGTGCGACGATTGATCGAGCATTTAGTCATCAAAATCAGTTACAATATGTTTAA
- a CDS encoding tetratricopeptide repeat protein, with protein sequence MNKQAQKLYQSGQKQAAVKFLARKLQTDFGYLSWFIQLAGYLVAGGDLIQAEELLIKAKQLFPDAQAIDYNLAVVYFQAGQWEKVVELLKSINDPALLSDAYYLLAKTSQKQQQIQQALVFALTAIDYDSRLNDNFLLAGDLLLQLQDFSEAQGYYQNAIKLQPSAAGYFKLGLCEMVTGDLTFQDHFQKARQLDESYVNQHQQQLAEIERYVQMMKEKENPDE encoded by the coding sequence ATGAATAAGCAAGCACAAAAATTATATCAATCAGGCCAAAAACAGGCAGCGGTTAAATTTTTAGCTCGAAAATTACAAACGGATTTCGGTTATTTATCGTGGTTTATTCAATTAGCTGGCTACTTAGTTGCTGGCGGTGATTTAATTCAAGCTGAGGAATTATTGATTAAAGCAAAGCAGTTATTTCCTGATGCTCAAGCAATTGATTATAATTTAGCGGTTGTATATTTTCAGGCAGGTCAATGGGAAAAAGTAGTTGAGTTATTAAAATCAATCAATGATCCGGCTTTATTGAGTGATGCTTACTATTTGTTGGCGAAGACTTCGCAAAAACAACAGCAAATTCAGCAAGCTTTGGTCTTTGCTTTAACAGCAATTGATTACGATTCGCGGTTAAATGATAATTTTTTATTGGCCGGAGATTTATTGCTGCAATTGCAGGATTTTTCAGAAGCGCAAGGATATTATCAAAATGCGATTAAACTGCAGCCATCAGCGGCAGGTTATTTTAAGTTGGGATTATGTGAAATGGTCACAGGAGATTTGACATTTCAGGATCATTTTCAAAAAGCGCGACAGTTGGATGAAAGTTACGTAAATCAACATCAACAGCAATTAGCTGAAATTGAACGATATGTCCAGATGATGAAAGAAAAAGAGAATCCAGATGAGTGA
- a CDS encoding 5'-methylthioadenosine/adenosylhomocysteine nucleosidase has protein sequence MKIGVIVPMEEELGLLTNSLNNVSCEQIAGIKLWLGCYKNHQVVVAQCGIGKVQAAMVTTLLCSNYQIDILINTGSAGGIGEGLNVGDVVVSKQVAYHDVDVTASDYPKGQLPQQPLYFKADDRLVEQIVDAGHTVGQDSKVGLIVSGDQFIGSQQQKQQILADFPDALTVEMEGAAVGQVATQFSIPFVIIRSMSDVGDDQASVSFDEFVRDAGERSVQMLLNFMDHN, from the coding sequence ATGAAAATTGGTGTTATTGTTCCGATGGAAGAGGAATTGGGCTTATTGACAAATTCTTTGAATAATGTGTCTTGCGAACAAATTGCAGGCATTAAGTTGTGGTTGGGTTGTTATAAAAATCATCAAGTCGTCGTTGCACAATGTGGGATTGGTAAGGTTCAGGCCGCAATGGTTACTACATTATTATGTAGTAATTATCAAATTGATATTTTGATCAATACTGGTTCAGCGGGTGGAATTGGGGAAGGATTAAATGTCGGTGACGTTGTAGTTTCTAAGCAAGTAGCTTATCATGACGTCGATGTCACTGCTTCTGATTATCCCAAGGGTCAATTACCACAGCAACCATTGTATTTTAAAGCGGATGATCGGTTAGTTGAACAAATTGTCGATGCTGGACATACTGTAGGGCAAGATAGTAAAGTTGGCTTGATCGTTTCGGGTGATCAATTTATCGGTAGTCAGCAACAAAAACAACAAATTTTGGCTGATTTTCCAGATGCGTTAACCGTAGAAATGGAAGGGGCAGCAGTTGGTCAGGTTGCAACTCAGTTTTCAATTCCGTTTGTCATTATTCGCTCAATGAGTGATGTGGGTGATGATCAAGCTAGTGTTTCTTTTGATGAATTTGTGCGTGACGCTGGAGAACGTTCGGTTCAGATGTTATTGAATTTTATGGATCATAATTAA
- a CDS encoding DUF1831 domain-containing protein — MSIFACIDGDSHQYQVHPQLKVYALQDVGFTKSKQGNFTWEYPLSGASPYVATYNLKVKIKSDLKSLSLSVTDQSGLHKVNLFKLADNQELLSQYQYVMDDLVQRAILQRVES; from the coding sequence TTGTCAATTTTTGCATGCATTGATGGAGATAGTCATCAATATCAAGTTCATCCACAGTTAAAAGTTTATGCGCTGCAAGATGTTGGTTTTACTAAATCAAAACAAGGCAATTTTACTTGGGAATACCCATTAAGTGGTGCTTCGCCTTATGTAGCAACGTATAATTTAAAAGTTAAGATTAAGAGTGATTTAAAATCTTTGAGTTTGAGTGTGACTGATCAGAGTGGTTTACACAAAGTTAATTTATTTAAATTAGCTGATAATCAAGAACTGTTAAGTCAATATCAATACGTGATGGATGATTTAGTACAACGAGCAATTTTACAAAGAGTTGAAAGTTAA
- a CDS encoding DUF421 domain-containing protein, whose product MTFYWQTFIKLIMGFFAMIIQINLLGKSNLAPSNVIDQMQNFVLGGIIGGVLYNSDITLLQFFIVLLIWTLVVFTMKFLTNRNHFIKHFIDGEPTIIISEGKILSERTTKAGISAHDLAFKLRQAGINDLNDIDKAVWEQNGQISFTVKKDLKYQFPVIMDGQIDQLGLEYTNHDEQWVINQIKQAHYDVNDIYMAMVDHDGLRIFPYGLKH is encoded by the coding sequence ATGACTTTTTACTGGCAAACTTTTATTAAATTAATCATGGGTTTTTTTGCAATGATTATTCAAATTAACCTTTTAGGTAAGTCTAATTTAGCACCTAGCAATGTCATCGATCAAATGCAGAACTTTGTTTTAGGCGGCATCATCGGTGGCGTTTTATACAACTCTGATATTACCCTGTTACAATTTTTCATCGTGCTCCTAATTTGGACACTAGTAGTTTTCACCATGAAATTTTTAACAAACCGTAATCATTTTATCAAACATTTCATCGATGGTGAACCCACGATTATTATTTCTGAGGGCAAAATTTTATCGGAACGTACCACCAAAGCTGGAATTTCGGCTCATGACCTAGCCTTTAAATTAAGACAAGCTGGTATAAACGATTTAAATGATATTGATAAAGCCGTTTGGGAACAAAACGGACAAATTAGTTTTACAGTTAAAAAAGATCTCAAATATCAATTTCCCGTTATTATGGACGGTCAGATCGATCAACTAGGCTTAGAGTACACTAATCATGACGAACAATGGGTCATTAATCAAATCAAACAAGCTCACTATGATGTCAATGATATCTACATGGCTATGGTCGATCACGATGGTTTGCGTATTTTTCCTTACGGTTTAAAACATTAA
- a CDS encoding histidine phosphatase family protein, with protein sequence MTQFYFVRHGKTQWNFEGRYQGSNGDSPLLPSSYRDIGLLANYLTDQKIDHIYTSPIKRAYITAKTLADDLGGDIPISKISALREFDLGILEGQKFVLAEEKYPQLIWAFRHDPSQYNPDIIQGETFDQVIRRTNEFIKQLAQADDSGQKTYLIVSHGAALVAMIKSLLGVPLAQMRKEGGMSNTGLTILQTSNHGQTFELLKWNDTSYLRRNLDITDTI encoded by the coding sequence TTGACGCAATTTTACTTTGTTAGACACGGTAAAACCCAGTGGAATTTTGAAGGTCGCTATCAGGGATCTAATGGTGATTCACCGTTGCTGCCATCTAGTTATCGAGATATTGGTTTACTGGCTAATTATTTGACTGATCAAAAAATTGATCATATTTATACGAGTCCGATTAAGCGAGCATACATAACAGCAAAAACTTTAGCTGATGATTTAGGTGGTGACATACCTATTTCAAAGATTTCTGCCTTACGGGAATTTGATTTAGGCATTTTGGAAGGACAAAAATTTGTTCTTGCGGAAGAAAAATATCCCCAATTAATCTGGGCTTTTCGGCATGATCCTAGTCAATATAATCCAGATATTATCCAAGGAGAAACGTTTGATCAAGTAATTCGGCGAACGAATGAATTTATTAAACAGTTGGCACAAGCTGATGATTCAGGCCAAAAAACATATTTAATTGTGAGTCATGGAGCTGCTTTAGTTGCCATGATTAAATCTTTATTAGGGGTTCCCTTGGCACAAATGCGCAAAGAAGGCGGAATGTCCAATACGGGTTTGACAATTTTACAGACATCAAATCATGGTCAAACTTTCGAATTGTTAAAATGGAATGATACGAGTTATTTACGACGTAATTTAGATATAACGGATACAATTTAA
- the recD2 gene encoding SF1B family DNA helicase RecD2 has protein sequence MSDEYLVGKIQAVFFEKPEDYFKIMLIKVQETSFTWSDAEIVVTGTFDELDSEQNYRFTGQLVEHPKYGQQFKCSHYQVETPLDQKALVAYFSSEQFPGIGKKTATKIVDILGEQAINLLITQPAAVKKLPLSTTKQKLLLEQVQSSYQSQEIILQLNQLGFGNKIALRIYHYYHEKTLEVLQTNPYQLIQDVKGIGFRRADQLALNFGLASDSPQRAAAGLLHVLSMLTNSTGNTYCTKADLFNYTLKLLNVADQVVTTDDLEQALKKLIAENEIAVDQDCYFLQKLYENEWSIARQLSLIETSFQNELINQSRVEQVFKQIAQNSAITYDQNQLLAIQQGLTHSVLLLTGGPGTGKTTIINGLVNAFATLHEYSLDPADYEDTAFPVVLAAPTGRAAKHLMESTNLPASTIHRLLGLTGQEEAEPSETNEIQGKILIVDEVSMVDTALFDLLLKAIPAGMQLVLVGDQDQLPSVGPGQVFHDLIQSQAFSTVNLEKIYRQDQDSTIVDLARQINLGEVNTKLFQNFADRSFFDCNANQVSHVLQQIVVKSRDKGFSLNDMQILAPMYRGPAGIDHLNQLMQETLNPLTLETKSVKFGDVQYRIGDKVVQLVNDVEKNVFNGETGIVEGITLAKDNPDKKQGDVLHLDFDGRQIAYARADLKNISLAYCTSIHKAQGSEFPLVILILVKQHARMLKRNLLYTAITRAKSKLIMLGNHEAFEQAVRDDSSQRQTRLLQRIQSTFKLAKKPLDQIDDHDLVLTLNKIQTHQIDPMIGLDGTTPFDFMDIN, from the coding sequence ATGAGTGATGAGTATCTAGTAGGCAAGATTCAAGCGGTATTTTTTGAAAAGCCAGAAGATTACTTCAAAATTATGCTCATTAAAGTACAAGAGACTTCGTTTACTTGGTCAGATGCGGAAATTGTAGTTACGGGAACTTTTGACGAATTAGATTCAGAGCAAAATTATCGATTTACAGGTCAATTGGTGGAACATCCCAAATATGGTCAGCAATTTAAATGTAGTCATTATCAAGTAGAGACACCGCTTGATCAGAAAGCTTTGGTTGCGTATTTTTCAAGTGAGCAGTTTCCAGGAATCGGTAAGAAAACGGCTACCAAAATTGTGGATATCCTAGGCGAACAAGCAATCAATCTTTTGATTACACAACCAGCTGCTGTCAAAAAATTACCCTTGAGTACGACTAAACAAAAGTTATTGCTTGAACAAGTACAGTCATCTTATCAATCACAGGAAATTATACTGCAATTAAATCAACTAGGTTTTGGTAATAAAATTGCCTTACGGATTTATCATTATTATCATGAAAAGACATTAGAAGTTTTGCAGACGAATCCTTACCAATTGATTCAAGATGTGAAAGGAATTGGTTTTCGAAGAGCTGATCAGTTGGCACTCAATTTTGGTTTAGCGAGTGACTCACCTCAAAGGGCAGCAGCTGGTTTGTTGCATGTGTTGAGCATGCTCACTAATTCAACAGGTAATACGTATTGTACAAAGGCTGATTTGTTCAATTATACTTTGAAATTATTGAATGTAGCTGATCAAGTAGTTACTACAGATGATTTAGAGCAAGCTTTAAAAAAATTGATAGCTGAGAATGAAATTGCGGTTGACCAAGATTGCTATTTTTTGCAAAAATTATATGAAAATGAATGGTCTATTGCCCGGCAGTTATCTTTAATTGAAACTAGTTTTCAAAATGAGTTAATCAATCAATCACGAGTTGAGCAAGTGTTCAAGCAAATCGCTCAAAATTCGGCCATTACTTATGATCAAAACCAACTTTTGGCGATTCAACAAGGTTTGACACATTCAGTTCTTTTGTTAACTGGAGGTCCAGGAACTGGAAAAACAACCATTATTAATGGTTTAGTGAATGCTTTTGCAACTTTACATGAGTATTCATTGGATCCTGCTGATTATGAAGATACAGCTTTTCCAGTTGTATTGGCAGCACCCACGGGTAGAGCAGCCAAGCATTTGATGGAAAGTACCAATTTGCCAGCCAGTACAATTCATCGATTATTAGGTTTGACTGGTCAAGAAGAGGCGGAACCTTCAGAAACTAACGAAATTCAAGGCAAAATTTTGATTGTGGATGAGGTCTCTATGGTTGATACTGCTTTATTTGATTTATTGCTCAAAGCAATTCCGGCGGGTATGCAATTAGTTTTGGTAGGTGATCAAGATCAATTACCTTCTGTGGGGCCAGGACAAGTTTTTCATGATTTAATTCAAAGTCAGGCTTTTTCCACAGTGAATTTAGAAAAAATTTATCGTCAAGATCAAGATTCAACGATCGTTGATCTGGCGCGACAGATTAATCTTGGTGAAGTGAATACTAAATTGTTTCAAAATTTTGCGGACCGAAGTTTTTTTGATTGCAATGCCAATCAGGTTTCGCATGTTCTCCAACAAATCGTAGTTAAAAGTCGGGATAAGGGTTTTTCGTTGAATGATATGCAAATTTTGGCTCCCATGTATCGTGGACCTGCTGGCATTGATCATTTGAATCAGTTAATGCAAGAGACCTTGAATCCGCTAACGCTTGAAACCAAGTCGGTCAAATTTGGTGATGTACAGTACCGAATTGGTGATAAAGTTGTACAATTAGTTAACGATGTAGAAAAGAATGTTTTTAATGGCGAAACTGGCATTGTTGAAGGGATTACTTTGGCTAAAGATAATCCGGATAAAAAGCAGGGTGATGTATTACACTTAGATTTTGATGGTCGGCAAATTGCGTATGCACGGGCAGACCTAAAAAATATTAGTTTGGCTTATTGCACTTCTATCCATAAGGCGCAAGGTAGTGAATTTCCATTAGTTATTTTAATTTTAGTGAAGCAACATGCGCGGATGCTAAAGCGCAACTTATTATATACTGCCATTACTCGTGCTAAATCAAAGTTGATTATGCTGGGGAATCATGAAGCATTTGAGCAAGCTGTGAGGGATGATTCCAGTCAACGACAAACGCGACTTCTGCAGCGGATTCAATCAACTTTTAAATTAGCAAAAAAGCCATTGGACCAGATTGATGATCATGATTTGGTACTTACTTTGAACAAAATTCAAACGCATCAAATTGATCCAATGATTGGTTTAGACGGAACAACGCCCTTTGATTTTATGGATATCAATT
- a CDS encoding cold shock domain-containing protein, whose translation MTGTVDWFDIKKGLGEIIAQDTKEHVFVYFTAIQGTGFKSLEAGQQVNFEIAQGFKGPQAVNVSVLS comes from the coding sequence ATGACAGGAACGGTTGATTGGTTTGATATCAAAAAGGGTTTGGGTGAAATTATAGCCCAGGATACAAAAGAACATGTTTTTGTGTATTTTACAGCTATTCAGGGTACTGGTTTTAAAAGCTTGGAGGCTGGTCAGCAAGTAAATTTTGAAATTGCTCAAGGCTTTAAAGGTCCACAGGCAGTTAATGTGTCTGTTTTATCTTAA
- a CDS encoding NUDIX hydrolase — protein sequence MDLVEKKLTNKRIYTGKILNLDVETVQLPNKQTSTREIVHHHGAVGVIAFIDHKLLLVKQWREPMQCLTLEIPAGKVEPNCQDLQAEALRELNEETGYTGSSLQRVTGFYSTPGFSDEYITLFQVSDVMPVQHKLPLDEDEFVTTELLTLEQANEQVKSGLICDAKTIWTLLFWQQFEGKK from the coding sequence ATGGATTTAGTAGAAAAAAAATTAACAAACAAACGGATCTATACAGGAAAGATTTTAAATTTAGACGTTGAAACGGTACAATTACCGAACAAGCAAACTTCAACTAGAGAAATTGTTCATCATCATGGAGCAGTTGGCGTGATTGCTTTTATAGATCATAAATTATTGTTGGTCAAACAATGGCGCGAACCTATGCAATGTTTGACTCTAGAGATTCCTGCTGGCAAAGTTGAACCCAATTGTCAGGATTTACAAGCTGAGGCTTTGCGTGAATTAAATGAAGAAACTGGCTATACTGGTTCAAGTTTACAACGTGTGACGGGTTTTTACTCAACTCCCGGCTTTAGTGATGAATACATTACGCTGTTTCAAGTTTCTGATGTCATGCCGGTTCAACATAAATTACCTTTAGATGAAGATGAGTTTGTGACAACGGAGTTGTTAACTTTGGAACAAGCAAATGAGCAGGTTAAATCAGGTTTAATTTGTGACGCAAAAACGATTTGGACGTTACTGTTTTGGCAACAGTTTGAGGGAAAAAAGTAA